Genomic DNA from Arthrobacter sp. B1I2:
GCTCGGGATGGGTTTGGCCCCCTCCCCTGTCGTCACGCTGGTGCTTGGTACCCGCATCGGCGACGATTGGCTTCGGAGCAGCCATTCCCTGCCGGACTTGCTGCCCGTCTTCCGCGAACGGCGCTGGCGCTTCCGGCAACTCACAGCCGGCCACCGCGCCGCTGCCACCCCTGTCCAGTGGCAGCAGCCCGGGGTGGTCCATTGCGGACGCTGCGACTACTGCGCTGAGCAGGTCAAACTGCACAGGGATTTGCTGATGGTGGCAGGGATGTCTGTTGTCCAGCGGCGGAAACTCCACGCGGCCAGTATCACCACCATTGATGGACTTGCGGCCATGCCTGCCGCCGAAGCCAAAAACTCCGTGACCCGGCTCCGTGCCCAGGCGCGGATGCAGCTGGGCCTGGACCAGCCCGCGGGAGCGCGCACCTTCACTAAGGACGGGCAGCCGCACACGGTCTCCTATACGGTCCTTCCGGACAACACCATCGGATCGCTGCCCGCTCCCAGCGCCGGGGACATCTTTTTCGACTTCGAGGGCGATCCACTGTGGCAGGACCCTGCCACCGGTGCTTGGGGCATCGAGTACCTCTTCGGTGTCATCGAGGCCCCGGTTGCGGGCGCCGAAAGTGAACCCGTGTTCCGTCCGTTCTGGGCGCACTCCCGCTCCGGGGAGCGGCGCGCCTTCCTGGATTTCCTGGATTACGTGGAGAAGCGCCGTGCCCGGTACCCGGACATGCACGTCTACCACTACGCCCCGTACGAAAAGACGGCGCTGCGGCATCTTTCCCTCGTACACCAGGCGGGCGAGGACACGGTGGACCGCTGGCTCCGGCAGGGATTGCTGGTGGACCTGTACGCCACGGTGCGGCATTCCATCCGCATCTCGGAGGCGTCGTACTCCATCAAGAAGCTGGAACCGCTGTACATGGGAGACAACCTGCGGTCCGGAGACGTCAAAGATGCAGGGGCCTCCGTGGTGGCCTATGCCGCCTACTGTGCCGCGCGTGATGAGGGGCACCAGGACGAAGCCCATGGCATCCTGGCTTCGATTTCCGACTACAACCAGTACGACTGCCTCTCCACCCTCCGTCTGCGGGACTGGCTGCTGAAGGTGGGAAAGGACGCGCGAGGCACTGCGGCGCCAGGTGGCCGTGCCGGTGCACCTGGCGTGGACGCAGGGTCCGGGGAGGATGCGCCATCCGAAACCAGCGGCGTGGCATCCGCGGACGAGACACCGGAGGAGGAACGGCTCCGCGGGTATCTTGCCGGCCTGCCGGACAACCGCCCATGGACCGACGACGAGCGCGCCGTCGCCATGGTTGCGGCCGCCACTGGCTATCACCGGCGCGAGCGCAAGCAGTTCTGGTGGCAGCACTTCGACCGGCTCGAGGCACCCTTGGACAACTGGTCCGACCAGAGGAACGTGTTCGTTGTCTCGTCAGCGGAAGTCGTTACGGACTGGGCGTTGGCCAAGCCCAGGGAACGGATGCGCACCCGCGTCCTGAAGCTCCGCGGCACCATGACGGAGGGCTCCGATTTCCGTGCCGACTCCAGCTGGTGCCGGCTGTACGACGCGCCGGGACCGGACGGCATGAGCGCTCCGGAGGCTGTTCCCGGGACCCGGGCCTACACCTTCGGGACCAGGATCAGCGGGCTGGAGGCCGCGCCGGACAGCCCCGAACATGTGATCACCGTTACGGAACGGGAGACAGGAAAGGTTCCCGCCTACCCGCACCTGCCGGTGGCCCTGACCGAGGACCAGCCCCTGGCCACCGCCAGTATCGAAGCCGCCATCGCGGAAATAGCGGGAGCCGTGGGCGCCTCGGTCCCGTCCCTCCCCGCACAGCCGGGCCTGGACATCCTGCGGAAGCTGCCGCCGCGGTTCCGCTCGCTGCCAGGGCCTGCAGAAGTCCGGCATGGCCACGACGGCGCTGCCGATTATGCAAGCGCCATAACCGGGTCCTTGCGGGACCTTGACCACTCCTACCTGGCCGTCCAGGGGCCTCCGGGGACGGGTAAGACCTACGTTGGCGCCCACGTAATCGGCAGGCTCGTTGCCGAGGGCTGGAAGATCGGGGTGGTAGCCCAGTCGCACAACGTGGTGGAAAACCTGCTGTGCCGTGCCATCGAAATCGGCGGGGTGGATCCGCAGGTGGTCGGCAAGAAACTGGCCTCCCCTCATGCGGTTCCCTGGGCCTTCACCGCCGAAGGCGACGTGGCCCGCCTGCTGTCGTCGCCGGGAGGATGCCTGGTGGGCGGCACCGCGTGGACCATGACCGGCAAGGAAGTCCCTGCCGGATCCCTGGATCTCCTGGTCATTGACGAGGCCGGCCAGTTCTCACTGGCCAACACCCTGGCCGTGAGCCGCGCGGGCAAGCGGCTGCTCCTGCTCGGTGACCCGCAGCAGCTCCCGCAGGTCACCCAGGGCGCGCATCCGGAACCGGTGGACGAGTCCGCCCTGGGCTGGCTCGCAGCCGGGCATGCCACGCTTCCGGCGCGCCTGGGCTACTTCCTCGCCGACACCTGGCGGATGCATCCTGAGCTGTGCCGGGCGGTATCGAACCTGAGCTATGAGGGAAAGCTGAAATCGACTCCTGCCGCCTCCCTCCGGGAACTGGAGGAGCTGGCGCCTGGCGTGGAGACGGTGTTTGTCAACCACACCGGCAACACCACAGCGTCGACGGAGGAAGCTGGGGAAGTGGTGCGCCAGGCGCGCCGCCACCTTGGGTTGAAGTGGACCTGCGGCCCGGGCAGCGGAGCGCGCCCGCTGGAGCAGCAGGACCTCCTGGTAGTGGCTGCCTATAACGCCCAGGTCCACCTGGTCCGGAAGCACCTGGCGGAAGCAGGGCTGCCGGATGTACGGGTGGGCACGGTGGACAAGTTCCAGGGCCAGGAAGCCCCTGTGGTACTGGTTTCGATGGCCTGTTCCGCGGTGGCAGAGGCTCCGCGCGGTGCGGAATTCCTGCTGAACCGCAACCGCATCAATGTTGCAGTGTCCCGCGGCCAGTGGCGCGCTGTCATCGTCCGCTCCCCCGAACTCACCAGCTACATGCCGCACAAGCCGGCGGGGCTCGAGGAGCTGGGAGCCTTTATCGGCCTAAGCCCTCGGGAGTAGCGGATCCAGGATCAGCGGAGGCGGGATTTGTCCGGTCAGGCCGGCACAGGACGTCAGCGCGCCCGGAAGCCGCGGAATGATCCTTCGGCCTGGGACATCGAACCGTCCACCCGCTCCACCCGGCCCGGGGTCTTGTCAGAGTTGAGCCAGTCCAGGAGCTCCCGGACCTTGGGATCGGGGCCTTCGGCAACCACGGAGACGGAGCCGTCGTCGAGGTTTTTCACCTCACCTGACAGCCCCAGTTCCTCCGCTTTGCCCATGGTCCAATACCGGAAGCCCACTCCCTGGACCATCCCGAACACCCGGGCGTCCAGCCGCACAGCTTCCTGTGCTGCACCTTCGTGCCTGCCCATGGTGCTCCTCCTCCGTCCGGCCGCCCCTCCCAACCGGGCCGCAGTACGTGTCGTTTAAGCCGACAAACGACACTTGGGCCACCCGGTCGGGTGGGAGGGCAACCCGTCAGTTGATGGTGATGTCGCGGGTGGCGTGGTTGTAACGGATGGTCACCGTGCCACCGGCGTGGTGCAGTTCGTGGTTGGGGCCGTCGAAGGTGCCGAAGGCGCCATAGTTTTCGTCCCACGAGCGGTTCAGGGCGATCTTAAAGGTGTAGAAACCGGCGGGAAGCTCGGCGCTCTTCTTCCACAGCTGGTCCAGGAAGTCGAACTCCATCTGCGCTTCGTCGTACTGCGGCGCCCAGTTTTCCGGGGCGCCCAGGATGGTGTTGAAGTCACCTGCCACGGCCACAGCTTCGGGCTGTGCAAGGGTTTCAACGTCCGGGCCCTCGAAGGGCTCCGTGGCAGCGGAGGTTTCGGCAGAGGCGGCAGCGGGCGCTGCTTCGGTCTTGTCCTTGGCAGCAGCCTTGCCCTTGCGGACAGCCTTCACCACGGGTTCGACGGCGTCTTCGATTGCCTTGGCTGCCTTGCCCACAGCGGACGCGGCCTTCTTCGCGGGAGCCTTCCTGGCGCTCGTTTTCGGTGCTTCCTCCTTGGCCGGAACCGCCAGTGTTGCCGCAGCGGCGGAAACCGGGCGGACAAACCCTTCGGGAGCCGTGGGAACGGAAGTGCCGGCAGGGACGGGAGTGCCGGCGTCGAGCGCTGCGGCGAAGGAATCAGCGTCGGGGAAGGCTACGGTGGCGCGCATGCCGTCCTCGGTAATGGTCCAGCCTGAGCGGCCCTTGACCAGCCAGCCGGCTTTGACCAGCTTGGCGGTGGCCGAGGTGAGGGTCTTGTGGCCGCGCGGGATGCCGCCGCTGAGGAGTTCAGCCTCGTGCTCGTTGAACGGCACGCGGGCCGTTGCTTCCGCCAGGACCTGGCCTGCATTCAGTGCATCGCCGGACCACACGCCTTCGGTCAGGACATCCAGCACGGTCTTGAGTCGAAGGTACGTGTTTTCTGCGGTGGACTTGGCCATGATTCCCCTTATATAAAAGCGATCGGTCTTAGGCATCTTGCCAACTGCCCATTAAATCGCGCGACTTTAATTGGTTAACTCTGCGTGTCGTGACCGACTGTGAAGCGGATTGAGCCGCAAGTGAGGCGGAGGTCTCGGGTAAGGGCTGTCTGCATAACCCTCAAGCGCTGACATGGGTGCTGCCTTGCACTCCCCAGACACGCCTGCGGCACTTAGTTTACCGGGCAGAAAGCCCGGCTGTTGCCCCCGACACAGCAGCGGTCAGTCGGACACTTCCCGGCCGTTCAATTCCGCCAGCAGCTCCGCCTTCCGTTCCTCGGACGCGAAGGAGGAGTGGATGGAGTTCGCCGCAAGGCGCGCCCTGTCAAAGTCGGAAAGGTCAAACACCGCTGTCAGCTGGGTGAAGTTGTCATCCACATAGCCGCCAAAGTAGGCAGGATCGTCCGAGTTGACCGAAACGTTCAGTCCCGCAGCCAGCATCGCAGGCAACGGATGGTCGGCCAGGGTGTCCACCGCGCGGAGCCGGACGTTGGACAGGGGGCAGACAGTCAGGGGAATCCGGGCGTCCACCAGGCGCTCCACCAGGTCCGGATCGTCCATGCAGCGGATGCCGTGGTCAATCCGCTCCACACCCAGGATGTCCAGGGCTTCGATGATGTACGCCGCCGGACCCTCCTCGCCAGCGTGCGCCGTCAACCGCAGGCCTGCTTCACGCGCCTTCGCGTACAGCCGCTCGAACTTGGACGGCGGGTTCCCCACTTCGGCTGAGTCCAGGCCGATTGCGCCGATGGGCGCGTTCATGGCCAGCAGCCGTCCCAGGACTTCCAGCGCCGAATCCTCCGGCAGGTCGCGCAGGAAGGCCGCGATCAGGATGGTGGAGATGCCGTACTCCTCCTCCGAGGTTGCCAGCACCGAAGCCACACCCTTGACGCACGCCTCCAGGGGGATGCCGCGGGAGAGGTGGGCCTGCGGGTCCATCATGATTTCCGCGTGCCGGACGCCGGCGGCAGCGGCCCGCTCCAGGTAGGCCCGGGTCATGTCCGCGAAGTCCTGCTCGGTTCGCAGTACCGTCATGTTGGCGTAGTAGAGGTCAAGGAAGGACTGCAAATCCGTGAACTCGTACTTTTCCCTGAGTTCGTCCAGTCCGGAGTAAGGCAGCGCGATGCCGTTGCGCTCGGCCAAGGCGAAGATGAGTTCGGGCTGCAGCGTGCCTTCGATGTGCAGGTGCAGTTCGGCCACCGGGAGGGGCTTGACAGGGACTGTGGGTTCCGCTGGGTCCGTTTCGGTTTCGGGCATGGTGCTGCCGCCGGCAAAGTTGTCCATCCGGTCAGGATAGTGCCCCTCCGGGTTTCGCGCCTGCCCGGCGCTTCGAGGCCACGGTGCCGCCGCTGCGGCAGGTGGAATCGTCCACCCGCAACACGCCCGCTGGAATCTCGATTTGATAACGCCCCGGCGATGTCCTAGCGTGAAATGCATGCCCGTTCGGCGGGCTCTTTGATTGCCCGGTGCTGCCTCCACCAGAACTGCCCAGCGGCAGCCACCAACAGTGACCTCTATTCGTCAGGGCGGGCAGTGGCGCGACGACTTCCGGGGACGGAACCAGCGCTGGTGGCCTTCAGGAGCATCACCATCATGAAAAACACCAAATTCCGTACTGCCGCACGCCGCGGAGTCACCCTGGCCGCCGTCTCCGCGGCAGGTTTGGCGCTTTCAGCCACGGCGGCCAACGCAGCCACCCCCACGTCCACCTGGGATGCACTGGCACAGTGCGAGAGCAGCGGCAACTGGTCCATCAACACCGGCAACGGCTTCTCCGGCGGCCTGCAGTTCACCCCCAGCACCTGGGCTGCCTACGGCGGAACCGGGTCCCCCGCGGACGCCAGCCGTGAACAGCAGATCGCGGTAGCCGAACGGGTGCAGGCTTCCCAGGGTTGGGGCGCCTGGCCGTCC
This window encodes:
- a CDS encoding pullulanase X25 domain-containing protein, with protein sequence MAKSTAENTYLRLKTVLDVLTEGVWSGDALNAGQVLAEATARVPFNEHEAELLSGGIPRGHKTLTSATAKLVKAGWLVKGRSGWTITEDGMRATVAFPDADSFAAALDAGTPVPAGTSVPTAPEGFVRPVSAAAATLAVPAKEEAPKTSARKAPAKKAASAVGKAAKAIEDAVEPVVKAVRKGKAAAKDKTEAAPAAASAETSAATEPFEGPDVETLAQPEAVAVAGDFNTILGAPENWAPQYDEAQMEFDFLDQLWKKSAELPAGFYTFKIALNRSWDENYGAFGTFDGPNHELHHAGGTVTIRYNHATRDITIN
- a CDS encoding acylphosphatase; this encodes MGRHEGAAQEAVRLDARVFGMVQGVGFRYWTMGKAEELGLSGEVKNLDDGSVSVVAEGPDPKVRELLDWLNSDKTPGRVERVDGSMSQAEGSFRGFRAR
- a CDS encoding TM0106 family RecB-like putative nuclease, which produces MFLLDAAGSEAGSGAPPDLVFSATDLVAASECEYRMLRILDEKLGRAPKADFPVDEMQKRAGELGDRHEQTVLASLVAKYGEWNASSGSGVYSLERGQTLRGELQAKHAETELALRSGADVVFQATFFDGEFLGYADFLVNEAAGTGNPGRYEVWDTKLARHAKVGALLQLAAYGDQLLGMGLAPSPVVTLVLGTRIGDDWLRSSHSLPDLLPVFRERRWRFRQLTAGHRAAATPVQWQQPGVVHCGRCDYCAEQVKLHRDLLMVAGMSVVQRRKLHAASITTIDGLAAMPAAEAKNSVTRLRAQARMQLGLDQPAGARTFTKDGQPHTVSYTVLPDNTIGSLPAPSAGDIFFDFEGDPLWQDPATGAWGIEYLFGVIEAPVAGAESEPVFRPFWAHSRSGERRAFLDFLDYVEKRRARYPDMHVYHYAPYEKTALRHLSLVHQAGEDTVDRWLRQGLLVDLYATVRHSIRISEASYSIKKLEPLYMGDNLRSGDVKDAGASVVAYAAYCAARDEGHQDEAHGILASISDYNQYDCLSTLRLRDWLLKVGKDARGTAAPGGRAGAPGVDAGSGEDAPSETSGVASADETPEEERLRGYLAGLPDNRPWTDDERAVAMVAAATGYHRRERKQFWWQHFDRLEAPLDNWSDQRNVFVVSSAEVVTDWALAKPRERMRTRVLKLRGTMTEGSDFRADSSWCRLYDAPGPDGMSAPEAVPGTRAYTFGTRISGLEAAPDSPEHVITVTERETGKVPAYPHLPVALTEDQPLATASIEAAIAEIAGAVGASVPSLPAQPGLDILRKLPPRFRSLPGPAEVRHGHDGAADYASAITGSLRDLDHSYLAVQGPPGTGKTYVGAHVIGRLVAEGWKIGVVAQSHNVVENLLCRAIEIGGVDPQVVGKKLASPHAVPWAFTAEGDVARLLSSPGGCLVGGTAWTMTGKEVPAGSLDLLVIDEAGQFSLANTLAVSRAGKRLLLLGDPQQLPQVTQGAHPEPVDESALGWLAAGHATLPARLGYFLADTWRMHPELCRAVSNLSYEGKLKSTPAASLRELEELAPGVETVFVNHTGNTTASTEEAGEVVRQARRHLGLKWTCGPGSGARPLEQQDLLVVAAYNAQVHLVRKHLAEAGLPDVRVGTVDKFQGQEAPVVLVSMACSAVAEAPRGAEFLLNRNRINVAVSRGQWRAVIVRSPELTSYMPHKPAGLEELGAFIGLSPRE
- a CDS encoding adenosine deaminase, coding for MDNFAGGSTMPETETDPAEPTVPVKPLPVAELHLHIEGTLQPELIFALAERNGIALPYSGLDELREKYEFTDLQSFLDLYYANMTVLRTEQDFADMTRAYLERAAAAGVRHAEIMMDPQAHLSRGIPLEACVKGVASVLATSEEEYGISTILIAAFLRDLPEDSALEVLGRLLAMNAPIGAIGLDSAEVGNPPSKFERLYAKAREAGLRLTAHAGEEGPAAYIIEALDILGVERIDHGIRCMDDPDLVERLVDARIPLTVCPLSNVRLRAVDTLADHPLPAMLAAGLNVSVNSDDPAYFGGYVDDNFTQLTAVFDLSDFDRARLAANSIHSSFASEERKAELLAELNGREVSD